The nucleotide window CAGGTAGGGGTGCCCGCCCATAGGCGTGGTGGGGTTAGGCCCGGCGGTGACGAGCAGGTCAACGGGCTGGTCGCGGGCGGTCAGCAGAGCCTGGTTGACACTGATCTCCGCACTGGTACCAACCAGGCTGGAGCAGACCAGGACCGCGGCCAGCAGCCCCAGGGCCCCGGCCCGGCGAACCACCCGCTGGCAGCCACGGATCACCATGTACAGGCGTGCCCTCCTCCGACCCCGATTCATCTTGAAATCCTGTGATACCCATATTGATATCACGGGTGTGTGACGCGCATTACCGCCTAACTTGCTTGCAAGCAACACCCCTCACACCGACTTGCTGTCCGCGTGCAGCATGGTGGTGACCTGCTCGCGCATGCGCGGGTGGAGCAGCACCGTGGTCAGACACAGGCCGGTGCCGCACTCCACCAGCAGGAGCACCAGGCCCAGCGCGGAGGGCCCCACCCGGGTCAGGCGGCCTGGCCCCACCGCGCCGCTAGCCGCCCAGAAGGTGGCACCTGCGGCAAGCGTTAGTAAGCACGACGCCGTCGCCCCGGCGAGCAGCGCGTCACGCAAGCTCAGGGACCGCAGCTGGTGACGCCGTAGCCAGGCGCAGGCGGCAGCCAACAGCACCGGCACCAAGGGTACCCACGGGGCCGCTCCCCCAAGGTCGCCAGCGGGCAGGGCGCCAAGTAGCGGCAAGCTGGGCACCGGCCCGGCCACCACCTGCCCGGGAGCAAAACGGGTGCCGTTACCAACGGCGAATCCTGCGCCAGTCAGCCAAGAAAGGGCCCAGACCACCAGGGTGGGCAGCCAGCCCAGCTGCAGGAGCACCAGCCCCACGGCAGCAGCTGCCCCACCGCCAGCCAGAGCGTGGTGTAGTGCCTGCACCCTCCCCCAGCCGGTGACCAACATGACCCCGGTGGTCAGCACCGCCGCAACCACTAGCACCAGGCCCGTGCGGATGGTCAGGAGCAGCGCCTCGCCAAACCAGTCCGGCCCAGTAGACAGGAGCCGGTTGCGGATTGCCGGGTCTGCGGCGCGGCGGGTGTCCCGCCACTGGCGCAGCAAGGCAACCACTCCTGTCACCAGGGCGGCTCCCAGCACCGACCACCAGACGCGAGTGCCCCCACCGGTCAGGCACAACAACAGGCTGCAGCTTGCGGCGGCCAGGCCCACCCACAGGGCGGAGAGCGGCCTGGAGAGCTTGGCCCGCCCGGCCGCTCCCCAGCCCCACCAAGCCTGTAGGAGGGGTAGTCCTAGCAGCGGCAGAGTCAGGTGGTCATCGGCCTCACCGGTGCCAGTCAGGGGTGCGAAGACCCCACCAAAGCCCAGGCTCCACAAGCGGGTGGCGGTCCGCACCGCGCCGTCCGGCGCTAGTGCAGCGGCGGCATCCTTGGCGGAGCCGCTGAGGTAGACAGCCATGACCGGCAGGAGGACCAGAAGCCAAGTAACGAGCACGGTTTCCCCGCCAACGCGCAGCGCCCAGGGCCAATCCTTGGGGACCAGTCCTGGGCGGCTAGCTTCGCGTAGGGTCATGGATCCCGTCACGCCTGCGTGCCAGCGGCAGCACGCGTTGCGGCCAGCGTCTGGCGGGCGATGCGTGCTGTCTCTGAGGGGGTGCGGCCGACGCGCACACCAGCGGCCTCAAGGGCCTCTTGCTTGGCGGCGGCCGTGCCGGAAGAACCGGAGATAATCGCTCCGGCGTGTCCCATGGTCTTGCCTTCGGGGGCGGTGAAACCCGCGACGTAGGCAACAACTGGCTTGGTCATGTTCTCCTTGATGTAGGCGGCGGCACGCTCCTCGGCGTCGCCTCCGATCTCACCGATCATGATGACGAGTTCGGTGTCTGGGTCCGCCTCGAACCCGGCCAGAGCGTCGATGTGGGTAGTGCCAACCACCGGGTCTCCGCCAATGCCGATGCAGGTGGTGAAGCCCAGGTCCCGCAGCTCATGCATGAGCTGGTAGGTGAGGGTACCGGACTTGGAGACCAGTCCCAGGGGACCCGCACCGGTGATGTCGGGAGGGGTGATGCCAGCGTTGGACTGCTCGGGGGAGATGATGCCGGGGCAGTTGGGTCCGATGACCTGGACTCCCTTGGAGGCAGCGTAGGCGCAGAAGTAGGTGGCATCGGCCACGGGAATGCCCTCGGTGATGACCACCACTAGGCGGACTCCGGCGTCCACGGCCTCGACAACGGCGTCCTTGGCGAAAGCCGGGGGCACGAAGACTACGGAGACGGTGACTCCGGTAGCAGCCTTGGCCTCTGCCACGGTGCCGTAGACGGGCACAGAGACGGTGCTGACCTTCACGTTGCCTGAGCCCGGGCCGATCGGCTCCACCTCAAAGTCCACGCTGGTGCCAGCCTTGCGGGGGTTAACCCCGGCTACTACCTGGCTGCCCGCGCACAGCATGCGGCGAGTGTGCTTCTGCCCCTCGGCCCCGGTCATGCCCTGGACGACCAAGCGGTCACTGTTGTCAAGGAAGATACTCATGTTTCAGGCTCCCAGCTGCTCGGCGATGGCGGTGACGGCGTCGGCAGCGCCATCCATGGTCTCTACTACGGTGACGCCGGGCAGGGCTGCCTCGGCCAGCATCTTGCGGGCCAGCTCGGCGTTGTTGCCGTCTAGGCGCACCACGATGGGCTTGTCAAAGCCCTCCAGTTCACCCACGGCGGTGATGATGCCTGCGGCCACGGTGTCGCAGGCGGTGATGCCCCCAAAGACGTTCACCAGGATCGCCCGGACCTGCGGGTCTGAGGCCACCACCTCCAGACCGGTGGCCATGACCTGGGCGGAGGAGCCGCCTCCC belongs to Actinomyces trachealis and includes:
- the sucD gene encoding succinate--CoA ligase subunit alpha translates to MSIFLDNSDRLVVQGMTGAEGQKHTRRMLCAGSQVVAGVNPRKAGTSVDFEVEPIGPGSGNVKVSTVSVPVYGTVAEAKAATGVTVSVVFVPPAFAKDAVVEAVDAGVRLVVVITEGIPVADATYFCAYAASKGVQVIGPNCPGIISPEQSNAGITPPDITGAGPLGLVSKSGTLTYQLMHELRDLGFTTCIGIGGDPVVGTTHIDALAGFEADPDTELVIMIGEIGGDAEERAAAYIKENMTKPVVAYVAGFTAPEGKTMGHAGAIISGSSGTAAAKQEALEAAGVRVGRTPSETARIARQTLAATRAAAGTQA
- a CDS encoding DUF6350 family protein; the encoded protein is MTLREASRPGLVPKDWPWALRVGGETVLVTWLLVLLPVMAVYLSGSAKDAAAALAPDGAVRTATRLWSLGFGGVFAPLTGTGEADDHLTLPLLGLPLLQAWWGWGAAGRAKLSRPLSALWVGLAAASCSLLLCLTGGGTRVWWSVLGAALVTGVVALLRQWRDTRRAADPAIRNRLLSTGPDWFGEALLLTIRTGLVLVVAAVLTTGVMLVTGWGRVQALHHALAGGGAAAAVGLVLLQLGWLPTLVVWALSWLTGAGFAVGNGTRFAPGQVVAGPVPSLPLLGALPAGDLGGAAPWVPLVPVLLAAACAWLRRHQLRSLSLRDALLAGATASCLLTLAAGATFWAASGAVGPGRLTRVGPSALGLVLLLVECGTGLCLTTVLLHPRMREQVTTMLHADSKSV